The Panthera leo isolate Ple1 chromosome C2, P.leo_Ple1_pat1.1, whole genome shotgun sequence genome window below encodes:
- the LOC122230096 gene encoding 5-beta-cholestane-3-alpha,7-alpha-diol 12-alpha-hydroxylase — translation MVLWGLVLGTLLGAMVGCLWLLGLFRQRRPQEPPLDKGFIPWLGHAMAFRKNMFEFLKYMQAKHGDVFTVQLGGQYFTFVMDPLSFGSILKDAQRKLDFVKYAEKLVLKVFGYRSMQGDHRMIHSASTKYLMGDGLEDLNKTMLDSLSLVILGPTGQSLDAGCWREDGLFHFCYNVLFKAGYLSLFGCTKNQEQDLLQAEELFVQFRKFDLLFPRFVYSLLGPWEWLEVARLQRLFHRMLSVNHHLEKNGISNWISYMLQRLREQGTAPAMQDKFNFMMLWASQGNTGPNSFWALLFLLKHPEAMRAVREEAAQVLGEAKLKARQSFGVEISALHHTPVLDSVMEETLRLGTAPTLLRVVHGDHTLKMASGQEYLLRSGDIVALFPYLSVHMDPDIHPEPTAFKYDRFLNPNGSRKVDFYKSGKKIRHYTMPWGSGVSICPGRFLALSEMKLFVLLMVTYFDLELVDPDTPVPPVDPRRWGFGTTQPSREVRFRYRLRPAQ, via the coding sequence ATGGTGCTCTGGGGTCTGGTGCTGGGAACCCTGCTGGGGGCCATGGTGGGGTGCCTGTGGCTGCTGGGGCTGTTCCGGCAGCGCAGACCCCAGGAGCCCCCTCTGGATAAGGGCTTCATACCCTGGCTGGGCCATGCCATGGCTTTCCGGAAGAATATGTTTGAATTCCTGAAGTATATGCAGGCCAAGCATGGAGATGTGTTCACAGTGCAGCTAGGGGGCCAGTACTTCACCTTTGTCATGGACCCGCTCTCCTTTGGCTCCATCCTCAAGGATGCACAGAGAAAACTCGACTTTGTGAAATATGCAGAAAAACTGGTGTTAAAGGTGTTTGGCTACCGCTCCATGCAGGGAGACCACCGGATGATACACTCTGCCAGCACCAAATACCTCATGGGGGATGGCTTGGAGGATCTCAACAAAACCATGCTGGACAGCCTGTCCTTGGTTATACTGGGGCCCACGGGCCAGAGTCTGGATGCTGGTTGCTGGCGCGAAGACGGCCTCTTCCACTTCTGCTACAATGTGTTGTTCAAGGCCGGCTACCTGAGCTTATTTGGCTGTACGAAGAACCAGGAGCAGGACCTGCTACAGGCAGAGGAGTTATTTGTCCAGTTCCGCAAGTTTGATCTCTTGTTCCCCAGGTTTGTTTATTCCTTGCTGGGGCCCTGGGAGTGGCTAGAAGTGGCCCGGCTCCAGCGGCTCTTCCACAGGATGCTCTCCGTGAACCACCACCTGGAGAAGAATGGCATAAGCAACTGGATCTCCTACATGCTTCAGCGTCTGAGGGAGCAGGGAACGGCCCCAGCCATGCAAGACAAGTTCAACTTCATGATGCTCTGGGCCTCTCAGGGGAACACGGGGCCTAATTCTTTCTGGGCCCTTTTGTTCCTCCTAAAGCACCCGGAAGCCATGCGTGCTGTGAGGGAGGAGGCTGCCCAAGTCCTAGGGGAGGCCAAGCTGAAGGCTAGGCAATCCTTTGGCGTTGAGATCAGCGCCCTGCACCACACGCCAGTGCTGGACAGCGTGATGGAGGAGACGCTGAGGCTGGGGACCGCACCCACCCTCCTCAGAGTGGTGCACGGTGACCATACGCTGAAGATGGCCAGTGGACAGGAGTACCTGCTCCGCAGTGGAGACATCGTGGCCCTCTTCCCTTATCTTTCAGTGCACATGGATCCTGACATCCACCCGGAACCCACTGCCTTCAAATACGATCGCTTCCTCAACCCCAACGGTAGTCGCAAAGTGGACTTCTACAAGTCAGGCAAGAAGATCCGCCACTATACCATGCCGTGGGGCTCGGGTGTCTCCATCTGCCCTGGGAGGTTCTTGGCCCTCAGTGAGATGAAGCTTTTTGTCCTGCTCATGGTCACATACTTTGACCTGGAACTGGTGGATCCTGATACGCCTGTGCCACCTGTGGACCCCCGGCGCTGGGGCTTTGGCACCACACAGCCGAGCCGTGAGGTGCGGTTCCGCTACCGCCTGCGTCCTGCCCAGTGA
- the ACKR2 gene encoding atypical chemokine receptor 2 isoform X2 has protein sequence MASTASPLPPTTEVASSENSSSFYDYEYYLDSVAFMLCRKDEVMSFSRIFLPVFYSLIFVLGLGGNLFLLVVLLRYMPRRRMTEVYLLNLAISNLLFVVTLPFWGISVAWHWVFGSFLCKMVSTLYTINFYSGIFFISCMSLDKYLEIVHTQPHHRLRTRAKSLLLAAMVWTVALAVSIPDMVFVQTHENPTGVWNCYADFGGHGTIWKLFLRFQQNLLGFLLPLLVMIFFYSRIGSVLVRLRPPGQGRALKIVVALVVAFFVLWFPYNLTLFLHSLLDLQVFGDCKVSQHLDYALQVTESIAFLHCCFTPILYAFSSRHFRGHLKAFLITVLRHNQAPRPAQAPLSSCSESSTLTAQEEMTGMNDLGERQAEHSPDMNDTGENEA, from the coding sequence ATGGCCTCCACCGCCTCCCCTCTGCCGCCTACCACTGAGGTTGCCAGTTCTGAGAACAGCAGCTCCTTCTATGACTACGAGTACTACCTGGACAGTGTGGCCTTCATGCTCTGCCGGAAGGATGAGGTGATGTCCTTTAGCAGGATCTTCCTGCCAGTCTTCTACAGCCTGATCTTTGTGCTGGGTTTGGGTGGAAACCTCTTTCTTCTAGTGGTCTTGCTCCGGTACATGCCTCGCAGGCGGATGACTGAGGTCTATCTGCTGAACCTGGCCATCTCCAACCTCCTGTTTGTGGTGACACTGCCTTTCTGGGGCATCTCTGTGGCCTGGCATTGGGTCTTTGGGAGTTTCTTATGCAAGATGGTGAGCACCCTCTATACCATCAACTTCTACAGTGGCATCTTCTTCATTAGCTGCATGAGCCTGGACAAGTACCTGGAGATCGTCCACACTCAGCCCCACCACAGACTGAGGACCCGGGCCAAAAGTCTGCTCCTGGCTGCCATGGTATGGACTGTGGCCCTGGCTGTCTCCATCCCTGACATGGTCTTTGTGCAGACACATGAAAACCCCACAGGCGTGTGGAACTGCTATGCAGATTTCGGAGGACATGGAACCATCTGGAAGCTCTTTCTCCGTTTCCAGCAGAACCTCCTGGGGTTTCTCCTTCCACTCCTTGTCATGATCTTCTTCTACTcccgcattggctctgtgctggtcaGGCTGAGGCCCCCAGGCCAGGGCCGGGCTCTGAAGATAGTCGTAGCCCTTGTGGTGGCCTTCTTTGTGCTGTGGTTCCCATACAACCTCACCTTGTTTCTGCACTCACTGCTGGACCTGCAAGTCTTTGGGGACTGCAAGGTTAGCCAGCACTTGGACTATGCCCTGCAGGTGACAGAGAGCATTGCCTTCCTTCACTGCTGCTTCACTCCCATTCTCTATGCCTTCTCCAGCCGCCACTTCCGCGGGCACCTGAAGGCTTTCCTCATCACTGTGCTCCGGCACAACCAGGCACCTCGCCCTGCACAGGCCCCACTGTCCAGCTGTTCTGAGAGTAGCACGCTCACTGCCCAAGAAGAAATGACTGGCATGAATGACCTTGGGGAGAGGCAGGCTGAGCACTCCCCCGACATGAACGACACGGGAGAAAATGAAGCCTGA
- the ACKR2 gene encoding atypical chemokine receptor 2 isoform X1, producing MIGRSWSGLTSNQSLGWWVRYSPCLGVPDPVGEQTKLQNWACPPDMASTASPLPPTTEVASSENSSSFYDYEYYLDSVAFMLCRKDEVMSFSRIFLPVFYSLIFVLGLGGNLFLLVVLLRYMPRRRMTEVYLLNLAISNLLFVVTLPFWGISVAWHWVFGSFLCKMVSTLYTINFYSGIFFISCMSLDKYLEIVHTQPHHRLRTRAKSLLLAAMVWTVALAVSIPDMVFVQTHENPTGVWNCYADFGGHGTIWKLFLRFQQNLLGFLLPLLVMIFFYSRIGSVLVRLRPPGQGRALKIVVALVVAFFVLWFPYNLTLFLHSLLDLQVFGDCKVSQHLDYALQVTESIAFLHCCFTPILYAFSSRHFRGHLKAFLITVLRHNQAPRPAQAPLSSCSESSTLTAQEEMTGMNDLGERQAEHSPDMNDTGENEA from the coding sequence AGCTCCAGAACTGGGCGTGTCCTCCTGACATGGCCTCCACCGCCTCCCCTCTGCCGCCTACCACTGAGGTTGCCAGTTCTGAGAACAGCAGCTCCTTCTATGACTACGAGTACTACCTGGACAGTGTGGCCTTCATGCTCTGCCGGAAGGATGAGGTGATGTCCTTTAGCAGGATCTTCCTGCCAGTCTTCTACAGCCTGATCTTTGTGCTGGGTTTGGGTGGAAACCTCTTTCTTCTAGTGGTCTTGCTCCGGTACATGCCTCGCAGGCGGATGACTGAGGTCTATCTGCTGAACCTGGCCATCTCCAACCTCCTGTTTGTGGTGACACTGCCTTTCTGGGGCATCTCTGTGGCCTGGCATTGGGTCTTTGGGAGTTTCTTATGCAAGATGGTGAGCACCCTCTATACCATCAACTTCTACAGTGGCATCTTCTTCATTAGCTGCATGAGCCTGGACAAGTACCTGGAGATCGTCCACACTCAGCCCCACCACAGACTGAGGACCCGGGCCAAAAGTCTGCTCCTGGCTGCCATGGTATGGACTGTGGCCCTGGCTGTCTCCATCCCTGACATGGTCTTTGTGCAGACACATGAAAACCCCACAGGCGTGTGGAACTGCTATGCAGATTTCGGAGGACATGGAACCATCTGGAAGCTCTTTCTCCGTTTCCAGCAGAACCTCCTGGGGTTTCTCCTTCCACTCCTTGTCATGATCTTCTTCTACTcccgcattggctctgtgctggtcaGGCTGAGGCCCCCAGGCCAGGGCCGGGCTCTGAAGATAGTCGTAGCCCTTGTGGTGGCCTTCTTTGTGCTGTGGTTCCCATACAACCTCACCTTGTTTCTGCACTCACTGCTGGACCTGCAAGTCTTTGGGGACTGCAAGGTTAGCCAGCACTTGGACTATGCCCTGCAGGTGACAGAGAGCATTGCCTTCCTTCACTGCTGCTTCACTCCCATTCTCTATGCCTTCTCCAGCCGCCACTTCCGCGGGCACCTGAAGGCTTTCCTCATCACTGTGCTCCGGCACAACCAGGCACCTCGCCCTGCACAGGCCCCACTGTCCAGCTGTTCTGAGAGTAGCACGCTCACTGCCCAAGAAGAAATGACTGGCATGAATGACCTTGGGGAGAGGCAGGCTGAGCACTCCCCCGACATGAACGACACGGGAGAAAATGAAGCCTGA